Proteins encoded by one window of Terriglobales bacterium:
- a CDS encoding DNA-formamidopyrimidine glycosylase family protein — protein MPELPDILAYTYALQSRIVGQKLDHVRLASPFLLRTVDPPLESAEGRTVRELRRLGKRIVIGLDGDLWLVLHLMIAGRLHWRSLGAKLGGRQNLAAFDFPTGSLVLTEAGTRRRASLHLVEGEASLNALDPGGIDVFTADLDAFRTALAFENRTLKRALTDPRILSGIGNAYSDEILHSAQLSPVTLTQKLKSEEWQRLFSATRETLNAWIARLRTEADKGFPEKVTAFRAEMAVHGRYGQPCPRCGEKIQRIRYADNETNYCPRCQTGGKLLADRSLSRLLKSDWPRTMDELEALKRR, from the coding sequence ATGCCCGAGCTTCCCGACATCCTCGCCTACACTTATGCGCTCCAGTCGCGTATCGTTGGCCAGAAGCTCGACCATGTTCGACTCGCCAGCCCTTTCCTGCTTCGCACTGTTGACCCGCCGCTGGAATCCGCCGAAGGCCGCACCGTTCGCGAACTTCGTCGACTAGGCAAGCGCATCGTCATCGGGCTCGACGGCGATCTCTGGCTCGTCCTTCACCTGATGATCGCCGGACGCCTGCACTGGCGTTCCCTCGGAGCAAAACTCGGCGGACGCCAAAACCTTGCCGCCTTCGACTTCCCCACCGGCTCTCTCGTTCTCACCGAAGCCGGTACACGCCGTCGCGCATCGCTCCACCTGGTTGAAGGCGAAGCGTCCCTGAACGCGCTGGATCCCGGGGGAATTGACGTCTTCACCGCCGACCTCGACGCATTTCGCACCGCACTCGCCTTCGAAAACCGCACGCTTAAACGTGCACTCACCGATCCGCGTATCCTAAGCGGCATCGGCAACGCTTATTCAGACGAGATACTGCACTCCGCCCAGTTGTCGCCCGTCACTCTGACGCAGAAGTTGAAATCCGAAGAATGGCAGCGTCTGTTTAGCGCCACGCGCGAAACGCTTAATGCGTGGATTGCACGCCTCCGCACCGAGGCCGACAAAGGCTTCCCGGAGAAAGTCACGGCATTTCGTGCCGAGATGGCAGTCCACGGACGCTACGGTCAACCCTGTCCGCGGTGCGGAGAAAAGATCCAACGCATTCGTTACGCCGACAACGAAACCAACTACTGCCCTCGTTGCCAGACCGGGGGCAAACTCCTCGCCGACCGCAGCCTCTCCCGGCTACTCAAATCCGACTGGCCCCGCACCATGGACGAACTCGAGGCCCTGAAACGCCGTTAA
- a CDS encoding glycine cleavage system protein H: MSILFVLLTFLVVITVSYFVRHGQLPAQVAEVPSDALPVSPVMMKEGAFEMPKGFCFHPGHTWVYDEGRQNARIGLDSFAGKVFGKIDRIEVANLNRWVRQGQKVCTISSGGSTAEILSPVEGVVVSVNHEVLKDPGLIQKDPYKEGWVCVIKAPDLEINTKNLLQGGMIGMWMQNSLKRLQAYAAPLGAAAADGGLPVDGLLAHLDPNARREMIREFFLN, encoded by the coding sequence ATGTCGATACTATTTGTTCTTCTTACTTTCCTCGTAGTGATTACCGTCAGCTACTTCGTGCGCCATGGGCAACTGCCAGCGCAGGTGGCTGAAGTTCCGTCCGACGCACTGCCTGTTAGCCCTGTGATGATGAAAGAAGGCGCTTTCGAAATGCCGAAGGGCTTCTGCTTTCATCCGGGACACACCTGGGTTTATGACGAAGGCCGTCAGAACGCACGCATTGGCCTGGACAGCTTTGCCGGAAAGGTTTTCGGCAAGATCGACCGCATTGAAGTCGCAAACCTGAATCGCTGGGTGCGTCAGGGACAGAAGGTGTGCACGATCAGCAGTGGGGGATCGACCGCGGAGATTCTGTCTCCGGTGGAAGGCGTAGTGGTGTCGGTAAACCATGAAGTGCTGAAGGACCCGGGCCTGATCCAGAAGGATCCGTACAAAGAAGGCTGGGTGTGCGTGATCAAGGCACCGGACCTGGAGATCAACACGAAGAACCTGTTGCAGGGCGGAATGATTGGCATGTGGATGCAGAACTCGCTGAAGCGGCTGCAGGCATATGCGGCCCCTCTCGGTGCGGCCGCAGCGGACGGTGGTCTCCCCGTTGACGGCCTGCTCGCGCACCTCGACCCGAATGCTCGGCGCGAAATGATTCGCGAATTCTTCTTGAATTAG
- a CDS encoding 4Fe-4S dicluster domain-containing protein, giving the protein MATNKKALLIDITKCIGCQACAGACKEAHGVTGDPEPKLSETALTVVQDKNGKFVRKQCLHCEQPACGSACLVGAITKTAAGPVVYDKSKCVGCRYCMIACPHSVPRYEWSKLAPYMKKCDMCYDKRVSKGQPTACAEACPVGATIFGDRDEMLREARRRILDDPKYVPHIYGEREYGGASMLFLSDVEFEKLGFMIPPTEAPLPEVSKAALDEAPMVVLVGGTMLAGLYWITNRRREVLLAEAQKKTLKFPVGDEEERS; this is encoded by the coding sequence ATGGCCACGAATAAGAAAGCCCTGCTGATCGATATCACGAAATGCATTGGATGCCAGGCCTGCGCCGGCGCCTGCAAAGAGGCGCATGGGGTAACCGGGGATCCGGAACCGAAACTCAGTGAAACGGCGTTAACCGTGGTGCAGGACAAGAACGGGAAGTTCGTCCGCAAGCAGTGCCTGCATTGCGAACAGCCGGCTTGTGGATCGGCGTGCCTGGTTGGCGCGATCACGAAGACCGCTGCTGGTCCGGTGGTTTACGACAAGAGCAAGTGCGTGGGATGCCGATACTGCATGATCGCGTGTCCGCATAGCGTGCCGCGGTACGAATGGTCGAAGCTGGCGCCGTATATGAAAAAGTGCGACATGTGCTACGACAAGCGCGTGTCGAAGGGCCAACCGACAGCATGCGCGGAAGCATGTCCGGTGGGCGCAACAATCTTCGGCGATCGCGACGAGATGCTGAGGGAAGCTCGCCGTCGCATCCTCGACGACCCGAAATACGTGCCGCATATCTATGGCGAACGCGAGTATGGCGGCGCCTCGATGCTGTTCCTTTCCGACGTGGAATTCGAGAAGCTTGGCTTCATGATTCCGCCGACAGAAGCGCCGTTGCCAGAAGTATCGAAGGCGGCGCTCGATGAGGCACCGATGGTGGTGCTGGTCGGCGGCACTATGCTGGCTGGGCTGTATTGGATCACCAATCGTCGCCGCGAAGTGCTGCTGGCGGAGGCGCAGAAGAAAACGTTGAAGTTCCCGGTTGGGGACGAGGAGGAGAGGAGCTAG
- the nrfD gene encoding NrfD/PsrC family molybdoenzyme membrane anchor subunit, producing MPETKTKKPIITVWRVILGVIFLAGAYATYLRFVVGWSAATNLSDAQPWGMWVGVATLCGVGLSAGGFATAAAVYLLGMERYRPIARAAVLVAFLGYVSVCVGYAYELGLPWLFWHALIYWNPKSVLFDVMFCILAYTTVLTIEVSPAIVERLPFNGFKKTYMHWHHRLATAVVLAGVLLSSMHQSYLGGLFLIFRDKMYPLWYTPALTTMFYLSAIPAGLAMVIITLYLCNRSLGTKVDPKILKEVAWVISPMLILYFVWRMVDLVKHGGGPYLFKPTSEAAYFWLEMALFVFLPVFMLNNRWVMNRPEGVYWSSAVVIAGFITNRVNVSINALERATQANYIPKWPEMAVTVMLVTCAILAFRYAVIYLDILPKKAKSTRKWLANAGVAANA from the coding sequence ATGCCGGAAACTAAAACGAAGAAACCGATCATAACTGTCTGGCGCGTGATTCTGGGCGTGATCTTCCTGGCGGGCGCATACGCAACGTACCTGAGGTTCGTAGTCGGATGGAGCGCCGCTACGAACCTCAGCGATGCGCAGCCGTGGGGCATGTGGGTCGGCGTGGCAACACTGTGCGGAGTTGGACTTTCCGCCGGTGGGTTCGCGACGGCCGCTGCCGTGTATCTGCTGGGGATGGAGCGGTATCGTCCCATCGCACGGGCCGCCGTCCTGGTGGCGTTTCTTGGATATGTATCGGTGTGTGTCGGATATGCCTACGAGCTCGGACTGCCCTGGCTGTTCTGGCACGCGCTCATTTACTGGAACCCCAAATCGGTCCTCTTCGATGTGATGTTCTGCATCCTGGCGTACACGACGGTGCTGACGATTGAAGTATCGCCGGCAATCGTGGAGAGACTGCCGTTCAACGGGTTCAAGAAAACGTATATGCACTGGCATCACAGGCTCGCCACGGCAGTGGTCTTGGCAGGCGTGTTGTTGTCGTCGATGCACCAGTCGTACCTGGGCGGCTTGTTCCTCATCTTTCGGGACAAGATGTATCCGCTGTGGTACACGCCGGCGCTGACGACGATGTTCTACCTGTCGGCAATCCCGGCTGGCCTGGCGATGGTGATCATTACGCTCTACCTTTGCAATCGCTCGCTTGGCACGAAAGTGGATCCGAAGATACTGAAGGAAGTGGCGTGGGTGATTTCTCCGATGCTGATCCTGTATTTCGTGTGGCGGATGGTTGACCTGGTAAAGCATGGCGGTGGTCCGTATTTGTTCAAACCGACCAGCGAAGCAGCGTACTTCTGGCTAGAGATGGCGCTGTTCGTTTTCCTGCCGGTGTTCATGCTGAATAACCGGTGGGTGATGAACCGTCCGGAAGGCGTTTACTGGTCAAGCGCGGTGGTGATCGCGGGATTTATCACGAACCGCGTGAACGTTTCGATCAACGCCCTGGAACGCGCAACGCAGGCTAATTACATACCGAAGTGGCCGGAGATGGCCGTGACGGTAATGCTGGTTACGTGCGCGATCCTGGCCTTCCGCTATGCCGTGATTTATCTGGACATTCTGCCGAAGAAAGCGAAAAGCACGCGTAAGTGGCTGGCGAATGCCGGAGTGGCGGCTAACGCGTAG
- a CDS encoding Glu/Leu/Phe/Val dehydrogenase dimerization domain-containing protein, which yields MTIAEIESTPELLVAQELEEAARFLDVEPWIVQRLHQPEREVHLNLQIKGDDGRPLMLKAVRVQHSSVRGPSMGPIIFSKTMSVADVRALAMRLTWRWALWEMPFGGAAGMVSADVNDLSESELKSVVAAYVQALRGTIGYDADVLTPSETLPSQVMAWALAAMGTHRGAMASVTGKPSALQGIGRHEIAGKFVRDLIRTALRDQGEDLIGKKVVVVGFDAQAQAVAAELQMAGANVIAVADSSGAVLRHAGLNVEMLRNHVAKEGVVFGFNEGDSVTFDAMVKDACDVLILADGEELVLRPNTRWVVEERGIMSTENAGHAAVIPHVLAGFGTGFADFLEWRKSACGTLTDLDTVREMRAHVRHTWKEVNTYARAQQMSWKDAAVIIGMGRVANAMRSL from the coding sequence ATGACTATCGCGGAAATCGAATCGACTCCGGAATTACTGGTTGCGCAGGAACTCGAAGAAGCCGCGCGGTTCCTGGACGTGGAGCCGTGGATCGTGCAGCGATTGCATCAGCCGGAGAGGGAAGTCCATCTGAATCTGCAGATCAAAGGAGACGATGGGCGTCCTTTGATGCTGAAGGCGGTCAGGGTCCAGCATTCATCCGTACGTGGGCCGTCCATGGGTCCGATAATTTTCTCGAAAACGATGAGCGTGGCGGATGTCCGTGCGCTCGCAATGCGGCTGACATGGCGCTGGGCGTTGTGGGAGATGCCATTCGGAGGAGCGGCGGGGATGGTCAGCGCGGATGTGAATGACCTGTCGGAGAGTGAGCTGAAGTCGGTCGTTGCGGCGTATGTGCAGGCTTTGCGCGGGACGATTGGATATGACGCAGATGTACTGACACCGAGCGAGACATTGCCGTCGCAAGTGATGGCATGGGCGCTGGCAGCGATGGGGACGCATCGTGGGGCAATGGCGAGTGTGACTGGCAAGCCGTCGGCACTGCAGGGAATTGGAAGACATGAGATTGCCGGTAAGTTCGTCCGCGATTTGATTCGAACCGCTCTGCGCGACCAAGGCGAGGATTTAATTGGAAAAAAGGTAGTGGTGGTCGGGTTCGATGCGCAGGCACAGGCGGTCGCAGCCGAATTGCAGATGGCTGGGGCAAACGTGATCGCGGTGGCGGATTCTTCGGGCGCGGTACTGCGTCATGCCGGCCTAAATGTGGAGATGCTGCGCAATCACGTGGCGAAAGAGGGTGTGGTGTTCGGGTTCAACGAAGGCGACTCCGTCACGTTTGATGCCATGGTGAAAGATGCATGCGATGTGTTGATCCTGGCGGATGGTGAAGAACTGGTATTGCGGCCGAATACTCGCTGGGTGGTTGAGGAGCGCGGGATCATGTCGACGGAAAATGCCGGCCATGCCGCGGTAATCCCGCATGTGCTGGCGGGTTTTGGAACCGGATTCGCAGACTTTCTAGAGTGGCGGAAGTCGGCATGTGGCACGTTGACGGATCTGGACACAGTGCGTGAGATGAGGGCGCATGTGAGGCATACGTGGAAGGAAGTGAACACCTATGCGCGCGCTCAGCAGATGTCGTGGAAGGACGCTGCCGTAATCATCGGTATGGGCCGAGTTGCAAATGCAATGAGAAGTTTGTAA
- a CDS encoding sugar phosphate isomerase/epimerase: MSRISTHTRRDFIRTGVLVAGATALPHGSFAQTSKRSDTPIRLGLATYTFRNFNRAQLISFMKQLNVLEMNAKDVKDHLPMDPQAQQAALADYAAAGIKLHAAGAIYFPKDDDDDIRGKFDYCKRAGINVIVAGDPTPQTLPRIERFAKQYDIRIAIHNHGPEDKLWPSPLDILKDIQSMDPRIGCCIDVGHTVRAGTDVIEAIHKVGPRLFNVHMKDLTDFHNKDSQVAVGDGKIPVKQIFEALIAARYQGFVDLEYEVHADDPMPGVIASFAYMRGVLAGMANV, encoded by the coding sequence ATGTCTAGAATCTCCACTCACACGCGTCGTGACTTCATCCGAACCGGGGTCCTCGTGGCAGGCGCTACGGCTCTCCCGCACGGCTCGTTCGCCCAAACGTCAAAACGATCAGACACTCCCATCCGTCTTGGGCTCGCCACCTACACGTTCCGCAACTTCAACCGTGCTCAGTTGATCTCTTTTATGAAGCAGCTCAACGTGCTCGAGATGAATGCCAAGGACGTAAAAGATCATCTGCCGATGGATCCGCAGGCACAACAGGCGGCGCTCGCCGACTATGCTGCCGCTGGCATCAAGCTCCATGCGGCGGGAGCTATTTATTTCCCAAAAGACGACGATGACGACATCCGCGGCAAATTCGACTACTGCAAACGAGCCGGCATCAACGTCATCGTTGCAGGCGATCCCACACCACAGACGCTGCCACGCATTGAGCGATTCGCGAAGCAATACGACATTCGCATCGCCATCCACAATCACGGACCGGAAGACAAGCTCTGGCCTTCACCGCTCGATATCCTCAAAGACATCCAATCCATGGACCCGCGAATTGGGTGCTGCATCGACGTCGGCCACACCGTGCGCGCAGGCACCGATGTTATCGAAGCCATCCATAAGGTCGGCCCTCGGCTGTTCAACGTCCACATGAAGGACCTCACCGACTTCCACAACAAGGACAGCCAGGTCGCAGTCGGCGACGGCAAAATACCGGTCAAGCAGATCTTCGAAGCGCTGATTGCCGCCAGGTACCAGGGCTTCGTCGATCTTGAATACGAAGTCCACGCCGACGATCCCATGCCCGGCGTAATTGCCAGTTTTGCCTACATGCGAGGAGTGCTGGCCGGCATGGCGAACGTGTAG